One Denticeps clupeoides chromosome 3, fDenClu1.1, whole genome shotgun sequence DNA window includes the following coding sequences:
- the exosc2 gene encoding exosome complex component RRP4, with protein MTSSRSDTNNTPCKSMAADMRLPTRREEVPLQGTFANLVVPGDVITTDTGFMRGHGTYVDDEKLTASVAGEVERVNKLICVRPLKTRFNGEVGDVVVGRITEVQQKRWKVETNSRLDSVLLLSAVNLPGGELRRRSAEDELSMRDYLQEGDLISAEVQNVFTDGALSLHTRSLKYGKLGQGILVQVSPSLVKRQKTHFHNLPCGASVILGNNGYIWLYPTPGQLDEEAGGYYTSMEPVQLADREVISRLRNCLLALAAHKVLLFDTSVLYCYESSLSHQIKDLLKPEVMEEVVMETRHRLESVLSAFQ; from the exons ATGACGTCATCAAGAAGCGACACCAACAACACCCCCTGCAAAAGCATGGCCGCTGACATGAGATTACCGACCCGTCGCGAAGAGGTGCCCTTACAAGGGACGTTCGCCAACTTGGTCGTTCCCGGGGACGTTATTACGACCGACACGGGATTTATGCG CGGACATGGCACATACGTGGACGACGAGAAGCTCACAGCGTCCGTAGCTGGGGAGGTGGAGCGGGTCAACAAACTGATCTGTGTTCGGCCTCTGAAGACCAG GTTTAACGGAGAAGTTGGTGATGTGGTGGTGGGGCGGATTACAGAG GTTCAACAGAAACGCTGGAAGGTGGAGACCAACTCTCGCCTGGATTCGGTCTTGCTGCTTTCCGCCGTCAATTTGCCTGGCGGGGAGCTG AGGAGGCGGTCAGCAGAGGACGAGCTTTCTATGAGGGATTATCTTCAGGAAGGAGATCTCATTAGT GCTGAAGTTCAGAATGTTTTCACTGATGGAGCTCTCTCTCTTCATACTCGTAGTTTGAAATATGGGAAG ttgggTCAGGGTATATTGGTGCAAGTTTCCCCCTCTTTGGTGAAAAGGCAGAAAACTCACTTCCATAACCTGCCCTGTGGAGCTTCAGTCATATTAGGAAACAATGGGTACATATGGTTGTACCCCACACCAGGGCAGCTGGACGAGGAGGCGGGAGGATACTACACCAGTATGGAG CCTGTCCAACTTGCAGATCGGGAGGTGATATCCCGGCTGAGAAACTGCCTGCTTGCCTTGGCGGCCCACAAAGTTTTGCTGTTCGACACAAGTGTGCTGTACTGCTACGAGTCGTCACTTTCACATCAG ATCAAAGACTTATTGAAACCCGAGGTCATGGAGGAGGTTGTGATGGAGACACGACACCGCCTTGAGAGTGTGCTTTCAGCCTTTCAGTAG